The Dioscorea cayenensis subsp. rotundata cultivar TDr96_F1 chromosome 7, TDr96_F1_v2_PseudoChromosome.rev07_lg8_w22 25.fasta, whole genome shotgun sequence genome includes a region encoding these proteins:
- the LOC120264809 gene encoding LOW QUALITY PROTEIN: phosphoinositide phospholipase C 2-like (The sequence of the model RefSeq protein was modified relative to this genomic sequence to represent the inferred CDS: deleted 2 bases in 2 codons), translating to MTTYKVCFCFHRRYKPASSDPPEPIKGFYSKYSVNGFMGAEELQRFITEVQREARASREDVQAIIDSQREFRHLNLFRKGLSLDGFFRFLFAEENSPISHSLGVHQDMTAPLSHYFIYTSHNSYLTGNQLSSASSDVPIIKALKRGVKVIELDMWPNEKRDNVDIYHGRTLTTPVELLRCLMSIKEHAFTASPYPVIITLEDHLTPDLQAKVAKMLTETFGEMLFTPETEFLEEFPSPESLKMRILISTKPPKEYLDSKTGKDKDHETQKGPDDESSWGAEVSDSKLDLHTYSKTESEHTVEDEDPDEGERKPEYKRLIGIAARKKKGSMTESLAVDHKVTRMSLSEQTFDKATENHGTELVRYTQRNLLRIYPKGTRVTSSNYNPLRGWIHGAQMVALNMQGHGRSLWLMQGLFRANGGCGYVKKPDILLRKDPYEFDPKADLPLKETLVVWVYMGDGWRFDFDQSHFDKYSPPDFYTRVGIAGVPADTIMKKTRIIEDNWTPVWNEKFEFPLTVPELALLRIEVHEYDMSEKDDFGGQTCLPVWEIRPGIRTVPLCDRKGEPYKSVKLLMRFEIILYQS from the exons ATGACTACTTACAAGGTGTGTTTCTGCTTTCACCGCCGGTATAAGCCGGCATCTAGTGACCCGCCGGAGCCAATAAAAGGGTTTTATTCCAAGTACTCGGTGAATGGATTCATGGGGGCTGAGGAGCTGCAGAGG TTCATAACGGAAGTGCAGAGAGAGGCCAGGGCATCAAGGGAGGATGTTCAGGCTATCATAGACTCCCAGCGAGAGTTCAGGCACCTCAACCTTTTCAGGAAAGGGTTGTCTTTAGATGGCTTCTTCCGTTTCCTCTTTGCAGAGGAGAACAGTCCTATCTCTCACTCTCTTGGG GTTCATCAGGACATGACTGCGCCCTTGTCACACTACTTCATCTACACAAGCCATAATTCCTATCTAACTGGAAATCAGCTCAGCAGCGCCTCCAGTGATGTTCCAATCATAAAAGCACTGAAGAGAGGAGTGAAAGTAATCGAGCTGGATATGTGGCCAAATGAGAAGAGAGATAACGTGGATATCTACCATGGGAG GACGTTAACAACTCCAGTGGAACTCCTTAGATGCCTGATGTCCATTAAAGAGCATGCCTTTACTGCCTCTCCATACCCAGTTATAATCACTTTAGAAGACCATCTCACTCCTGATCTTCAGGCTAAAGTAGCTAAG ATGCTTACTGAAACATTTGGAGAAATGCTATTCACTCCAGAGACCGAATTCTTGGAGGAATTCCCTTCACCTGAGAGTCTAAAGATGAGGATTCTAATTTCCACTAAACCACCAAAGGAGTATCTTGATTCCAAGACAGGCAAAGACAAGGACCATGAAACCCAAAAAGGACCTGATGATGAATCTTCATGGGGTGCTGAGGTGTCAGATTCAAAACTTGACCTTCACACTTATAGCAAG ACTGAAAGCGAGCATACTGTCGAAGATGAAGATCCTGATGAAGGTGAACGTAAACCTGAGTACAAGCGTCTGATTGGGATTGCTGCTAGAAAAAAGAAGGGTTCAATGACTGAGTCATTGGCTGTTGATCATAAAGTTACACGCATGAGCTTAAGCGAGCAAACATTTGACAAGGCGACAGAGAACCATGGAACTGAACTCGTGAGGTACACTC AAAGGAACTTGTTGAGGATTTATCCCAAGGGCACCAGAGTAACATCATCTAATTACAACCCTCTCCGCGGTTGGATTCATGGAGCTCAGATGGTGGCATTGAACATGCAG GGACATGGAAGATCACTCTGGTTAATGCAAGGATTATTCAGAGCAAATGGAGGTTGTGGTTATGTAAAGAAACCCGACATTCTGCTGAGAAAGGATCCATACGAATTCGACCCTAAAGCAGATCTACCATTGAAAGAAACCTTGGTG GTGTGGGTGTACATGGGAGATGGATGGCGATTCGACTTTGATCAATCACACTTTGATAAATACTCACCACCAGACTTTTACACCAGG GTCGGCATAGCAGGTGTA CCTGCAGATACAATcatgaagaaaacaagaataataGAAGACAATTGGACACCGGTTTGGAACGAGAAGTTCGAATTTCCATTAACTGTTCCAGAGCTTGCATTGCTGAGGATTGAAGTCCATGAATATGATATGTCTGAAAAGGATGACTTTGGTGGGCAGACTTGTTTGCCTGTTTGGGAAATCAGGCCTGGGATTCGCACTGTTCCATTGTGTGATCGCAAGGGTGAGCCTTACAAGtctgtcaaactcctgatgcgTTTTGAAATCATTTTATATCAATCATGA